CCGTGCCCGCATCGACGAGGTCAAGGGTGGCCTGAGCAAGGCTCAGAGTCACTACGATGCCTTGATCGTGCTTCCTGAGGAGCGGACGTTGTTCGACCGTTACCAGGGCCTTGAGCGTCAATACATGACCTTGCAGGGGCAGGTGGTGCAATTGGCCACCGATGGGCATGTCCAGGCAGCGGCGGCGCTGGTAAACGGCGAGATGAACCAGTTGGCCGACCAGATGACGGCGACCCTCAACGAGCTGATCGAGCTGAACAACCATCAGGCCAACTCAGCCACCGACCTGGCCGAGGCCGTGTACAACGGTGCGAAGGTCTGGGTCGGCGTGTTGCTGGTGATCGCCCTGAGCCTCACCGTGGTGCTCGCCCTGGCCTTGACCCGTAGCATCGTGCGGCCGCTCGGCCAGTCGCTGAAGGTGGCCGAGACGGTCGCCACTGGCGACCTGACTCCACAGATCACCGTGCAGGGCGATGACGAGCCGGCGCGCCTGCTGGCGGCGCTCAAGAGCATGCAGCAGAGCCTGCGCGAGACCATCGGGCGAATTTCCGACTCGGCCAGCCAACTGGCCTCGGCCTCCGAAGAGCTGAGCGCGGTCACCGAAGACGCCACCCATGGTCTGCAACAGCAGAGCATGGAGATCGAGCAGGCCGCGACCGCAGTGAACCAGATGACCGCGGCAGTGGAGGAGGTGGCGAGCAACGCGGTGGCTACCTCCGAGGCCTCGCGTGAGTCGGACCAGATTGCCCGCCGTGGGCGCGAGCAAGTGCGGGCGACTGTCACTGCCATCGAGGCGCTGGCCACTGGCGTGGCGGGCAATGCCGAGGAGGTCGGGCAACTGGCTCAGCAGGTGCATGACATCAGCAAGGTGCTGGATGTGATCGGCTCGATTGCCGAGCAGACCAACCTGCTGGCGCTCAATGCGGCCATCGAGGCGGCGCGGGCTGGTGAGGCCGGGCGCGGATTCGCCGTGGTCGCCGACGAGGTGCGGGCGCTGGCCCACCGTACGCAGAGCTCGACCCAGGAGATCGAGCAGATGATCGTCGCCATCCGCAGCGGTGCCGAGCGGGCCGTGCAGGGCATGCAGCACAGCGATGCCCAGGCCCGTTCGACCCTTGACGGTGCCCATGCCGCGGGCCAGGCGCTGGAGGCGATCGCCGCGGCCATCGGCCAGATCAACGAGCGCAACCTGGTGATCGCCAGCGCCTCGGAGCAGCAGGCCCAGGTGGCGCGGGAGGTGGACCGCAACCTGACCACTATCCGCGACCTGGCGCACCAGTCCTCGGCCGGGGCCGAGGAGACGTCAGCCGCGAGCCAGGCGTTATCGCGGTTGGCGGTGGACCTCAACACCTTGGTACAACGGTTTTCAGTGTAAGAGTCATCGCGGTGTACAAACAAAAACGCCCCGACCTAGGTCGGGGCGTTCTCGTTCAGCGTGTCAGGCGATCACTTGCCAGTCCAGCGCTTGAGCACCAGGGTGGCGTTGGTGCCGCCGAAGCCGAAGCTGTTGCTCATGACCGTGTCGATCTTGGCGTTCTCTTCGGTCTTGCGCAGTACCGGCAGGTCGGCGACCTCCGGGTCCAGCTCGTCGATGTTGGCGGAGCCGGCGATGAAGTTGTTTTCCATCATCAGCAGGCAGTAGATCGCCTCGTGTACGCCAGCGGCGCCCAGCGAGTGGCCCGACAGGCTCTTGGTCGAGCTGATCTTCGGTGCCTTGGCGCCGAACACTTCACGCACACCCTTCATCTCGGCGACGTCGCCGACCGGGGTGGAGGTGCCGTGGGTGTTCAGGTAGTCGATCGGGGTGTCGACGGTGGACAGCGCCTGCTGCATGCAGCGGATCGCGCCTTCGCCGCTCGGGGCGACCATGTCGTAGCCATCGGAGGTTGCGCCGTAGCCGACGATCTCGGCATAGATCTTGGCGCCGCGGGCCAGGGCGTGCTCGAGCTCCTCGACTACCACCATGCCGCCGCCGCCAGCGATGACGAAGCCGTCACGGTCGGCGTCGTAGGCGCGCGAGGCCAGCTCAGGGGTTTCGTTGCGCTTGGTCGACAGGGCGCCCATGGCATCGAACAGGAACGACTGGCTCCAGTGCTCTTCTTCACCACCGCCGGCGAAGACGATGTCCTGCTTGCCCCACTGGATCTGCTCCAGGGCGGTGCCGATGCAGTGCGCGGAGGTGGCGCAGGCCGACGAGATCGAGTAGTTGATGCCCTTGATCTTGAACGGGGTGGCCAGGCACGCCGACACGGTGCTGCCCATGGTGCGGGTGACGCGGTACGGGCCGACGCGTTTGACACCTTTCTCGCGCAGGGTGTCCAGGGCTTCCATCTGGTTCAGCGTGGAGGCGCCACCGGAACCGGCCACCAGGCCGGTGCGTGGGTTGGAAACCTGCTCTTCGGTCAGGCCGGCGTCCTTGATCGCGTCCTGCATCGCCAGGTAGGCGTAGGCGGCAGCGTGGCCGACGAAGCGATAGACCTTGCGGTCGATCAGCTCTTCGAGGTTGAGGTCGATGGAACCGGAAACCTGGCTACGCAGCCCCATTTCCTTATATTCCGGGTTGTAGCGGATACCCGGACGGCTGTTGCGCAGGTTTTCGGTGACGGTCTCTTTGTCATTGCCCAGGCACGATACGATGCCCAGACCAGTGATAACGACGCGGCGCATGCGAATAACCCTTAGAAATTGTCAGTGGAGGTGAACACGCCGACCCGCAGGCCTTCGGCAGTGTAGATCTCGCGTCCGTCGACGCTGACCGAGCCATCGGCGATGGCCATGTTCAGCTTGCCCTTCAGGACGCGCTTGATATGAATGTTGTAGGTGACTTTCTTCGCTTGCGGCAGAACCTGGCCGAAGAATTTCACTTCGCCCGAGCCCAAGGCGCGGCCACGGCCTGGCAGACCCTGCCAGCCAAGGAAGAAACCGACCAGTTGCCACATGGCGTCAAGGCCCAGGCAGCCTGGCATCACCGGGTCGCCTTCGAAGTGGCAGGCGAAGAACCACAAGTCTGGATTGATATCCAGCTCGGCGACCAATTCACCTTTGCCGAACTTGCCGCCCTCTTCGCTGATATGGGTGATGCGATCGACCATCAGCATGTTCGGGGCGGGCAGTTGCGCATTACCGGGGCCGAACAGCTCACCGCGACTGCAGCGCAGCAGGTCTTCCCGAGTAAAGGCGTTTTGTTTGGTCATGCGAGCTCCTCAATAACCCCCTGTGGCAGGGGACGAATCTTCCCGGCCGGCCCGAAGCGCTTTGCATCCGAGGCGGCAGCCTACAGGTAGACTATTGCGTTGTGGTGAAAGTCACAGCGCACCTGGCAAAAGAAGTACAGGTGTGCACTGAAATGTTATTTTCCGGCCCTGGGGCGGTCCTGTCCAGTCTTTAAGACTGCCGCACTTTAGCATTTATCGCCAGTCGCAACTGCCTGACCGGGCAACCAGCGGCGCAGGATGCGCTGCAGATCGCTGCGTTTGAACGGCTTGCTCAGGTAATCGTTCATTCCGGCTGCCAGGCAGCGCTCGCGGTCGCCCTGCAACGCACTGGCGGTGAGGGCGATGATCGGCAGCCCTTCGCCCCTTGGCAGCAGGCGGATGCGGCGAGTCGCCTCGTAGCCGTCCACCTGGGGCAGGCGGCAATCCATCAGCACCGCGGCGAACCGTTGCTGGCCAACCAGGTCGATCGCCTGGGCGCCATCGGTGGCCAGGCTGACTTCGAAGCCCAGGCTGCGCAGCATGGCCTCGATAACGCTCTGGTTGACCGGATTGTCCTCCACCAGCAGGATCCGCCCGCCGCCGTCGGCTGTCGTGCTGTCCCGTGGCGTGACACCAGGCGCAGCGCTGGGTGCGCTGGCCAGTGCCAGCGGTATTTCGAGGGTGAAGGTCGAGCCCAACCCCTCGCGGCTCTCGCCACGCAGCTGGCCACCCATGCGCTCGGCCAGGGTGCGGGCGATCGACAGGCCCAAGCCGGTGCCGCCGTAGCGCCGGGAGATGGTGTTGTCGGCCTGCTGGAAGGCCACGAACATCATTTCCAGGCGGTTGCTGTCGATGCCGATCCCGGTGTCGCGCACGGTGCAGGTCAGCCAGATCAGCTGGCGGTCGAGCACCTGCCAGCGTGCGTCGATCGCTACCTCGCCACGCTCGGTGAACTTCAGCGCGTTGCCCACCAGGTTCAGCAGGATCTGGCGAATCCGCGTGGGGTCGCCAACCACCTGCAACTGGTTTATGCCCGGGGGCAATTGCAGGCGTAGGTCGAGGTTGCGCTGCTGGGCGCTGTGCTGGAACGACTGCACGCTGCTGGTAATCAGGTCGCCGAGGTTGAAGTCGATGTGCTCCAGCTCCAGGGTGGTGCGCTCGATCCGCGAGAAATCGAGGATGTCGTTGATCACCTTGAGCAGGTGGCCGGTGGATTCGCTGGCCACGGCGGTGTATTCGGCTTGTTCGCCGGTCAGTTCGGTAGTTTCCAGCAACTGCAGCATGCCCAGCACGCCGTTCATGGGCGTGCGCAGCTCGTGGCTCATCATCGCCAGGAAGTCGGACTTGGCCCGGTTGGCTTGCTCGGCCTCTTCGCGGGCCTGGATCAATTGCCCCATGGCCTGCTGTTGTTCCTCGGCAGCTTGGTCGAGGGCGTTGGCCAGGTTGTTGATATGCCGCGCCAGGTGGCCCAGTTCGCTATCGTCGACCACCGGTAGGGGCGCATTGAAGTCACCCTGCTGGATGGCGCGGACTGCGTGGCCCATGTCGCTGATGGGCTTGGACAGGCTGGTGGCCAGGCGGCGGGCGAGCAGGAAAGTGAACAGCAGGGCGAACAGCGCGAGGATCGCGGCCTTGATCACGATCTCCTGCTGGCGCTGGCTGAAGGCGTCGTCGGACATACCGACGATGACCCGGCCCAGGTAGTCGTCGGCGATGTTCGGTGGCGCCGCCTTGCCCAGCAGGAAGTCGTTGTCCAGGCGGATCTGCTGCAGGCGGATCGGCGCCTGGAACACCTCGACCCGCTGGGCGCGGTTGAGGCTTTCATCGGGCTGCTCGACATACACCAGGATATGGTTGCGGCTGTCCTGTACCTCGAGAAAGCGCACGTGGGGAATGCTCAAGGTTGCGCGCATCAGGCTCTCGAGCACCTCGTTGTTGCCCGAGATCACCCCGTACTCGGACGCTGGTGCCAGCTGGTTGGCGATCAGTTGCCCGGTGTGGTTGAGCTCCTGGCGCAAGTCCTGGATGCGTACGAAGGTGAAGAAACTGATCAGCAGCAGGGTCAGCAACAGGGCCGGGCCCAGGCTGATGATTTGGGTGCGGGTATGGATGTCCCAGCTCAGGCGCTTGCTCATGGGGTGGAGGCTCCTTCGGCGAGGGCCAGGGCGGCGGCATCCGGGTCGATCGCTTCCAGGCCCAGGGCCCGGGCCACCTGCTGGTTACCGCTGACGCCAAAGTGCGTGGGGTAGAGGCTGCGCGGCCAGCGCGCCGGTGGCTGGTCGAGCAACTGCTCGAGTACCGCCAGCCAATCGTCCTGGTCGCTGTAGGTGCTGGCCAGGGCGCCGGCGCGGACGAAGCCGGCGTTCGGACCGATCAGCGCCATTTGCCGGCCATAGCTGCTGAGCAGCACGTTCTTGGCCGATTTCGAGTTGTACAGGTCGGGGTCGTCCAGCCCAAGCAACACATCACTGCTGTTCAGCAACTGCTGCAATGGGCGGCTGTCACGCAGGTCGGGCCAGTCTTGGGCGACGATTTCCAGCCCCAGAGGGTGGGCGGCCTGGCGCAGTTCATCGAGCAGAAAGCGGCTGTGCTCGCCATACAGCACGCCGATGCGCCGGGCCTGCGGCAGTAGGTAGCGGGCCAGGCGCAGTTGCCGGGCCAGGGGCGGATCACTCCACAGCAGGGTGAGGTAGGCGGGGCGCGCTACCCCCAGGCGTTGCTCGGCCTGGACCCGGCTGATTCGCAGCGCCAATGCCGATGGCCCTGTGGCCTCTGTCAGGCGCCATTCCAACGCCGGAATGTCGAGCAATACCAGGCGCGTGTCGGCCTTGAGCTTGCCTGGGGCAGGCAGTTGCTCGACAGTCTGGAACCGCACCTGGTCGTGCGTCCTGCGTTTCTCCAGGGCGGCGACGAAGCTGCGGATGCCGGGCTGGTCTTCGCCGCCGACCAGCAGGACTTCGCTGGCCGACAGCGTGCCCAGGGGCCAGAGGCACAGCAGCAGCAAACGCAGCAGGCGGATCATCAGAATTCCAGCTCCGCGCTGACGCTCAGGCGGTGCCGGCTGTCATAACGGTTCTGCTCGAGGGTGACCGGCTCGTCGTCCAGGCGCTGCTGCCACAGTGCGGCCAGTTCCAGGTTGCTGCCCTGGATCTTGAAGCGCTTGGCCAAGCGCAGGTCTATCCGCTCGTAACGGTACTGGTTGAGGGCGTCGTCGCCGTAATAGAAGAGGGCGCTGGACCAACCCTCGCCCCAGTCGCGCAGCCAGCCGGCCGAGCCGCTGTTGCGCGCGCTCAGGCGGCGGTCGGCCGGGTTGCTGGCCCAGGCGTCGACATAGGCATAGGTCAGGCGCAGGCGGTCGCGCTGGGTGACGCGCCAGTCGAACTGCGCCTCGCTGCCGCTGAAACGCGCCTTGTTGGCATTGCTGGCGATGAACTGGTTGTTCTTCAACGGCTCGCTGATCATGCCGGTGATCTCGTCGTAAAACAGCTTTACGTCCACGTTCAGGTCGAGGTCGCTAAAGGCGCCGTTGTAGCCGAGTTCGCGCGAGCGCATGCGCTCCTGGTCGAGGTTGCCCGGGCCGCGGGTCTTGACGAAGTATTCGCCGTTCTGCAGGCCGTACAGGTTGGGCGAGAGGTTCTTGACCGTGTAGCTCCAGTTGACGTTGTTCTCGAACATGTCCGGCGAGCGGATGGCCTCGGAATAGACCGCGCGCAGGCCGTGGCGAGGGGTGATCAGGTAGTTCACCGCCACGCGCGGGGTGAGCGAGTTGCCTGACAACTGCGAGTGCTCGTACATCGCGCCGCCCTGGACGATCCAGTGTTCGTCGGCGCGCCATTCGAGCTGGCCGAACAGGCGCCAGGTCTGGTCGTCGAGGCTGCCGTTGAAGTAGGTCTGCGAGTCGGCGCGGTCGTAGCGGTAGTTCATGCCACTGACCAGGCGCAGGCTGTCGGTCAGGCTCAGGGTGTCCTGGATTTCCAGGTCGTAGCGGGTTTCGCGGGTGCTCTGGTCGACGTCGCCGCAGATCGTGTTGCGGCCGCCGCTGGCCCACTGGTTCTGTACCTGGCCCATCAGCGCTCCGAGTTCGGGATCGGTGGTGATCGGCAGGTTGCCGGTGTAAAGGTTGCGCGCGACCTTCTCGGCGAAGTTCGGGTCGAGTTGCCACAGGCGTGTCAGCTCGGGGCTGAAGGCGATCGCCGCATCGCAGGCGCGCCATACCTGCTGGCGGTCGAAGTGCTGCGCCGAACCCTGCACATACAGGCTGTGCTCGGGGTTCAGGTCGAGGTTCCAGCGCACGGAGCCAGCGTAGTCCTTGGCGTTGACGTCGGCGTTGTCGCCGGCGCGGTAGTTGCCGAACACCGGCTGGTAGGTATAGGGCCGCTGGTTGCTGCCTTCCTTGGCCGCCAGTTGCCATTCCAGGGTCTGATCAGGCGCCAGGGTATGCACGGCATTGATGTTGATGCGGTTGGCGCGGCGGCTGTCGCGGTAGTCGCGGCCGAACTGGTCGTGGTCGAAGCCGTCGTCCTGCTGGCCGGAGAGCGACAGGCGCAGGTCGCCACTGTCCCAGCCGAAGCCTTGGCTTGCGTAGTAGTCGTTGATGCCGTCCTGGCCGCGGGTCAGCTTGACTCGCGTGCCATGGCTGTCGGCCGGGTTGCGGGTGAGGATGTTGACCACCGCCATCAGCGCGTTGGCGCCGTAGCTGACGGTGTTCGGGCCGCGGAACACCTCGATGCGCTCGATGTCCTCGATAGCCACGGGGATGTCGCTCCAGTCCACCGTGGCCAGGCCCGCGCGGTACACCGAGCGGCCATCGATCAACACTTGCATGCGCCGGGCGTCGCTGACGTTGCTGCCGTGGTAGTTGACCGTCGGCTGGTTGCCGGCGCCGTAGCCGATCATCATGCCGGGCACCAGGCGCAGCAGTTCGGGGATATCGCGGGCGCCACTGGCGCGGATCAGTTCGTTGTCGAGCACGGTCATGCTCCCCGGCACCGCCGCCGGGGATTGTTTCAGGCGCGTGGCGGTCAGAACCTGCGGCAGGTCCTGGTTGTCGATGAACAGGTCTTCGGCCAGGGCCGGACCGCCCAGCAGGGCAGTCAGCAACAGCAGGCGTGGGTAAGGTGGCGTGCCTGGGAACACGAAACGGCCTTGTTTCAGAAATGAATCAGGCATGTTAACCGACCGGGCGGCTTTTGCCAGTGACCGCGACACCAAGACAGGGCGCCCCGTATAATGCGCGGGTCGCCACTTACATTATTGGTTAACGGATTGGATATGACTGAACAGCAACCTGTTGCAGTTCTTGGAGGCGGCAGCTTCGGCACCGCCGTGGCGAACCTCTTGGCACAGAACGGCCATCCGGTACGGCAGTGGATGCGCGACCCGGCGCAAGCCGAGGCAATGCGCGTCGACCGCGAGAATCCGCGTTACCTCAAGGGCATCCGCCTGCATGACGGCGTCGAACCGGTCAACGACCTGCTCGCCACCCTGCAGGGCAGCGCGCTGATTTTCGTCGCCTTGCCCTCAAGCGCCTTGCGCAGCGTGCTGGCGCCCCACGCCGAGCTGCTGCGTGGCAAAGGCCTTGTCAGCCTGACCAAGGGCATCGAGGCGCACACCTTCAAGCTGATGAGCCAGATTCTCGAAGAGATCGCTCCTCATGCGCGCATCGGCGTGCTGTCGGGCCCCAACCTGGCCCGCGAGATCGCCGAGCATGCGTTGACCGCCACCGTGGTCGCCAGCGAGGACGAAGCGTTGTGCCAACAGGTGCAGGCCGTGTTGCATGGCCGCACTTTCCGCGTTTACGCCAGCAGCGACCGCTTCGGTGTCGAGCTGGGCGGCGCGTTGAAGAACGTCTACGCCATCATCGCTGGCATGGCCGTGGCCTTGGGAATGGGCGAGAACACCAAGAGCATGCTGATTACCCGGGCCCTGGCCGAGATGACCCGCTTCGCCGTGAGCCAGGGCGCCAACCCCATGACCTTCCTTGGGCTGGCCGGGGTCGGTGACCTGATCGTCACCTGCTCCTCGCCCAAGAGCCGCAACTACCAGGTCGGACATGCGCTCGGCCAGGGCCTGAGCCTCGAGCAGGCGGTCAGCCGCCTGGGTGAAGTTGCCGAAGGCGTCAACACCCTCAAGGTGCTCAAGGCCAAGGCCCAGGAAGTGGGCGTGTACATGCCGCTGGTGGCAGGGCTGCACGCGATCCTGTTCGAAGGTCGCACGCTGAACCAGGTGATCGAGCACCTGATGCGCGCCGAGCCCAAGACCGACGTCGATTTCATTTCCACCAGCGGTTTCAACTGAAGGAGCGACCTATGAACGATACCCCGGAACGCGCCGCGCGCGAGTCGATCATCCTGCGCGTGCTGTGGATGCTGGTGTTCCTGGTGGCCTGGCAACTGGCAGAGCTGCTGCTCGGTGGTCTGGTGCTGGTACAACTGATCTATCGCCTGATCTACGGCGCGCCCAGCGCCAGCCTGATGAACTTCGGCGACAGCCTGAGCCAGTACCTGGCACAGATCGGCCGTTTCGGCACCTTCCATAGCGACCAGAAACCCTGGCCGTTCGCCGACTGGCCGAGCCCGCGTACCCCGGAAGGCGAAGCGCCCCACGCTGTCGCCCCGGCGCCACACCCGGTGCGTGACGAGGAGCCCAAACTGTGAAGCTCTGGGTGCTGCGCCACGGCGAGGCGGAGCCACGGGCCAACACCGACGCCGAGCGGCGTTTGACCGCCCATGGTCGCGAGCAGGTGCTGCACAGCGCCGCACGCCTGCTGGGCCAGCCGTTGCAGGCGATCATCGCCAGCCCTTACGTGCGCGCTCAACAGACCGCCGCTTTGGTGCATGGTGCCCTGGGCTTCGCTGAGCCGGTGCGCACGGTGCCCTGGTTGACCCCGGAAAGCGATGTACACCAGGTGATCGGCGAAATCGAGCGCCTGGGGCTCGAGCATGTATTGCTGGTCAGCCACCAGCCACTGGTGGGGGCCCTCGTCGGCCAGCTCGAACATAGCCACGGTCAGCACCCGGCACCGTTGAGCACGGCCAGCCTGGCCGAGCTGGAGGGCGACTGGCCACTGGCCGGGCTGATGACCCTGCGCAGTCTCAACCACCCTGGCTGACAGGCGGCAACTGGCATTTATGCCAGTTGCCGCTCGCACCGTGCGGGCCTTAGCGTGGCGGCGTGAATGATCGCAACGCCGCGCAAGGAATCCTAATGAGCAGGCAACGCCTGGAGCTGGTGCGCTCCGTCAATCCCCAAAGCGTCATCGACAAGCTGGGTAGCCCCTGCGCGCTCGATTTCGCCGAATATTGCCTGCTGCGCGATTGCGCCGACGCCAAGCTAGACCAGTTGCTGCGCCGCTTCGAAGGTCAGTACGAACTTGAGCAACTGCGCCAGTCTGGAATCCGCATGGCACACCTGCTGCAATCCAGTTGCCTGGCGCTGCGCCGCCTGGTGGATACCCAACAAGACCGCCAGCTCGCCCGTGAAGCCCTCGAATGGCAACTGGCCTACATGCGTGCCTGCCTGCACCGTTCGATGGTCAGTTTCGACCCGAGTTGACCTGATCGTTATTGGCGATGACCGTTCAAGACGTTGCCGCCGCCCGGCCGCTTGCCGACAATGGGCCATCCATCCCCGTGCAGAGCAGGCGGCCATGTCGCAGCAGATCTTCTTCGCCCACGCCAATGGCTTTCCTTCGGCAACCTACGGCAAGCTGTTCGCCGCGCTGGCGCCGGACTACCAGGTGCATCACCTGGAACAGCACGCCCACGACCCGCGCTTTCCGGTCAACGACAACTGGCAGAATCTGGTGGACGAACTGCTGCATCACCTGGAACGGCAGGAGGCACCGGTCTGGGGTGTCGGCCACTCCCTTGGCGGCGTGCTGCACTTGCACGCGGCGCTGCGTCGCCCGGAGCTCTACCGCGGCGTGGTGATGCTGGATTCGCCGGTGCTGACCCGCGCCGACGAATGGCTGATCCAGGCCGCCAAACGCCTGGGGTTCATCGACCGCATCACGCCGGCGGGACGCACCTTGGGTCGGCGCGAGGCCTTCCCCGATCGCGACAGCGCTCGCCGCTACTTCGCCGGCAAGCGTTTGTTTCGCCACTTCGATCCGGATTGCTTGGAAGCCTACCTGGAGCACGGCCTGGAGCAGGGCGAGGAGGGCCTGCGCCTGCGCTTCGACCCAGCCACCGAAATCAGCATCTATCGCAGCATCCCTCATGTCAGTCCGGCCCGGCCACGCCAGTTGCAGGTACCCTTGGCGATGGTGCGCGGCGCCCAGAGCGGGGTGATCCGCAAGCACCACGGCCTGGCCGTGCGCGGCATGCTCAGGGGCGAGTGCCACAGCCTGCCGGGCGGGCACATGTTCCCGCTGGAGCGGCCCACCGACACTGCCAGCCTGATCAAGGGCCTGTTCGACCGCTGGAGCCAGGCATGAGCGCCCAGGTCGAGGAGATCCGTCTGACGCTGGGCCACATCGAACTGGCCGCGCACCTGTTCGGTCCGGCCGACGGCCTGCCGGTGATCGCCCTGCATGGCTGGCTGGATAACGCCAATAGCTTCGCCCGCCTGGCACCGCAACTGAAAGGGCTGCGCATCGTCGCCCTGGACCTGGCGGGGCATGGCTATTCCGAACATCGCCCGGTCGGCGCCAGCTACGCCCTGGCCGACTATGCCCACGACGTGCTGCGTGTCGCCGAACAGCTGGGCTGGGAGCGCTTCGGCCTGCTCGGCCACTCGCTGGGCGCGATCATCTCGGTGCAGCTGGCCGGGGCCTTGCCCGAGCGGATCAGCCACCTGGCACTGATCGACGGGGTGATCCCGCCGACGCTCAGCGAGCAGGACGCCGCCGAGCGTTTGGGGCTGGCGTTGCAGGCGCAACTGCGCCTGGAGGGCAAGCGCAAGTCGGTATACGCGACCCTGGAAGAGGGCGTCGAGGCGCGTATGAAGGGCCTGGTCGCGGTCAGCCGCGAGGCCGCCGAACTGCTGGCCCAACGCGGCCTGATGCCGGTGCCCGGCGGCTACAGCTGGCGCAGCGACAGCCGTCTCACCTTGCCTTCGCCGACGCGGCTGAACCAGGACCAAGCCATGGCCTTCGTCAAGCGCATCGCCTGCCCGGCCTGCCTGGTGGTGGCCGCCGACGGCATGCTGGCGCGCCACACGGAATTGCTGGAGCAGCTACCCTTCGAGCTGGTGACCCTGCCGGGCGGCCACCACCTGCACCTGAACGACGCCGGGGGTGCGGCCCTTGTTGCAGACTGTTTCAATCGCTTCTTTGGCATTCCTTGACTTGCACCGGACAAGTGTCGAGGCTTGGCGGGTTGAAAGGGAGACAACCATGTACATGCCAGACATTCACCCAACTCGCCCCGCCACCTGCGAGGGTGGCCGATGAGCGCATCTGTTTTCGTTCGCGTCGCCCTCGCCGCCTGCCTCGCCATGGCCAGCCCACTGCTGTGGGCTGGCAGCCTGCCGGTACCGCCTGACGCCAAGGTGGTCGACCAGCGCCCGGCGGTGGAGCAGGAGCGGGTCTACCCCATGGGCCCGCTGCGCAAGATCAGCGGCCGCCTGCGGGTCGACGATAAGGTCGAGAGCCGCGGCCAGGTCAGTTCCGTGACCTACGAGCTGCCGGTCGAGCGCAGCGCCCGTGAAGCGTTCACCAGCGCCCGCGAGGCATTGCAGCAGGACGGTGGATATCCGTTGTTCTGGTGTCAGGGCCGCGACTGTGGCGAGGCCAGCCTGTGGGCCAACGACGTGTTCGCCAACGCCCGTCTCAATGGTGGCGACGAGCAGCAGGCGTTCATCCTGTTGCGCCGCTCCGCCGAGCAAGCCGACACCCTGGTGGCGCTGTACAGCGTGACCCGTGGCAACCGCCGCGCCTACCTGCATGTCGAGGAGTTCGTCGCCGGCGGCCCGCTGGGCGACTTGCTGCCTACCGCCGCCACGGTGCTGCGCGAACTGCGCGATACCGGCAAGCTCGACTACCCTGATCTGGCCGAGCCCCAGGCTGCCTGGGCAACGCTGCTGGCGCGCAGCCTGAACCTTGACAGCACCCTGCGCGCCAGCCTCAGTGGCAAGGGCGCCGAAGCCTGGCGCGAGCAACTGGTCAAGGCCGGCGTGCGCAGTGCCCGGCTCGAGGTGGGCGATGCTCCGACCGAAGGCCTGCACCTGGAATTGATCCGTTGAGTGAGCGCCGCCATGGCCAACAATGACCGCCTGTTGATCCAGATCCTGCTGCTGACGTTGCTGGGCGCCGCGCTGTGGGTAATGGCGCCGTTCATCTCGGCGCTGCTGTGGGGCGCCATCCTGGCCTTTGCCAGCTGGCCTTTGATGCGCCTGCTGACCCGCGTGCTGGGCGGGCGCGAAACCCTCGCCGCGAGCCTGTTGACCACGGTGTGGATTCTGTTGGTGGCCCTGCCGCTGGTGTGGCTGGGGTTCA
This sequence is a window from Pseudomonas maumuensis. Protein-coding genes within it:
- a CDS encoding DUF4892 domain-containing protein; the protein is MSASVFVRVALAACLAMASPLLWAGSLPVPPDAKVVDQRPAVEQERVYPMGPLRKISGRLRVDDKVESRGQVSSVTYELPVERSAREAFTSAREALQQDGGYPLFWCQGRDCGEASLWANDVFANARLNGGDEQQAFILLRRSAEQADTLVALYSVTRGNRRAYLHVEEFVAGGPLGDLLPTAATVLRELRDTGKLDYPDLAEPQAAWATLLARSLNLDSTLRASLSGKGAEAWREQLVKAGVRSARLEVGDAPTEGLHLELIR